One part of the Anopheles coustani chromosome 2, idAnoCousDA_361_x.2, whole genome shotgun sequence genome encodes these proteins:
- the LOC131264886 gene encoding NAD(+) hydrolase sarm1-like has protein sequence VVSPPNPPPPSSVPPAGLGSSGSLNHATAPTTPHPPGYHHPRNFSSLLYARKSSSPGRQGPTGGSAGSGRGRYGKAVRGGGLSTLPRPVARRTAAASELRRSSAAGLNVVSQRPPLPPRIELRSHSYDGLLDDGGQGIRRKVVGTTMAVPSPMASMTTEGHDRVDGVASVAAPSEGEVSEQQKEQLRLGRKPSMSVVAGAGSGPGSAGGETIKSKNRRSRSMDDLFDDDVRGQAVECDFLDNTQSMETLLGNDHQSLRVMHEPAGSSPPESPGATEDAPPEVEEVRSMGGNICFNRRFVHDDEEPEGRQEDVPPVEDPQDFPSLTTSHEQLCENETITVDSTPRLAQEEEDVQSTHSSATASSHGSSSGPKKAPKPLINRYVKKVKSLMKM, from the coding sequence GTTGTCAGCCCGCCCAATCCGCCCCCACCATCCTCGGTCCCGCCGGCCGGGCTGGGCTCGAGCGGTTCGCTGAACCACGCGACCGCCCCCACGACGCCCCATCCGCCCGGGTACCATCATCCGCGGAACTTTTCTTCGCTGCTCTACGCCCGCAAATCGTCCAGCCCGGGTCGGCAGGGTCCGACCGGGGGCAGTGCGGGGAGTGGCCGTGGTCGGTACGGGAAGGCCGTACGGGGTGGTGGGTTGAGCACCTTGCCGCGCCCGGTCGCCCGTCGGACGGCGGCCGCAAGCGAACTGCGGCGAAGTTCGGCGGCCGGATTGAACGTCGTCTCGCAGAGGCCTCCGCTTCCGCCGAGGATCGAACTGCGCAGCCACAGCTACGACGGGCTGCTGGATGACGGTGGCCAGGGCATCCGGCGGAAGGTGGTCGGCACGACGATGGCGGTGCCGTCGCCGATGGCATCGATGACAACCGAAGGACACGATCGAGTGGATGGCGTCGCGAGTGTCGCTGCGCCCAGCGAGGGTGAAGTCAGCGAGCAACAGAAGGAGCAGCTGAGATTGGGAAGGAAACCTTCCATGTCCGTTGTTGCAGGCGCGGGAAGTGGCCCCGGCTCGGCTGGTGGCGAAACGATCAAGAGCAAAAATCGACGATCGCGTAGCATGGACGACCTGTTCGACGACGATGTTAGAGGGCAAGCGGTGGAGTGCGATTTCCTGGACAACACCCAGAGCATGGAAACGCTGCTGGGCAACGATCATCAGAGTCTCCGGGTGATGCACGAACCGGCCGGAAGTTCCCCACCGGAATCACCCGGCGCCACCGAGGATGCTCCACCCGAAGTGGAAGAGGTCCGCTCGATGGGCGGCAACATCTGCTTCAACCGTCGCTTCGTGCACGATGACGAGGAGCCGGAAGGGCGCCAGGAAGACGTGCCTCCCGTCGAGGATCCACAGGACTTCCCCTCCCTCACGACCTCCCACGAGCAGCTGTGCGAAAACGAAACCATCACGGTGGACAGTACGCCCCGATTGGCCCAGGAAGAGGAGGACGTCCAGTCGACGCACTCGTCCGCGACCGCATCGTCGCACGGGTCCAGCTCCGGCCCCAAGAAAGCACCCAAACCGCTCATCAACCGGTACGTGAAGAAGGTGAAGTCGCTCATGAAAATGTAG
- the LOC131266729 gene encoding NAD(+) hydrolase sarm1 encodes MGINQPPTTPISVLRAQFLFPNGKMSDIADTGSPTPSIRHNRFASPNAPLSTTTSGTLGSATSTSSMTTSQEHLLNSSRSSSKTSKQSSSTSSTSTTTKHIESSSSTQRMSSQSSSSASSITSAAAAVKQDLGGLQSAISELGNVLGPNKTSSSTQNSSSMSKVSSTSTIKSSNITNQSRKMSSQALKINELKSKLRSSMDSLDDPQADEPSVLFPDSETDDDGMGSALKPLANGGNGMLMPNGHHHHQALVNGCSGTVDTVKFEQKKMTSESKTKVVTDGFSSENATTNSAESKKLQAGDLEIEEKAALHARSSRLEVGGVTAEEKGAILKEARSVKMDGFQQTEANNIAAHSQKVQSEHFSAENKAISQAVQKQTISAHRIFNQEQKVTSTTQSQYSMSNTSTISNRSLSTNIGMLGDDFPSFEDLERLGSTPEEINNTIVKYSNHLKNYVQNLQQTEQLKKAPTLLNHMNEIIRKAWAVPTYGHELGASLCDTLRKTGGLDILMRNCVDTDSDVQFSSAQLLEQCLTTENRTHVVKNGLDKVVNVACVCTRNNATDHSRVGTGILEHLFKHSEDTCSNVIRLGGLDAVLFECRKNDVETLRHCAGALANLSLYGGADNQEAMINRKVPSWLFPLAFHNDENIKYYACLAIVVLVANKEIEAEVIKSGTLNLVEPFVTSHNPSEFAKSNLAHAHGQSKHWLERLVPVLSSKREEARNLAAFHFCMEAGIKKEQGNTNIFKEIGAIEPLIRVASSPNAIASKFAAQALRLIGEEVPHKLSQQVPLWSIEDVREWVKQIGFGEYEQSFFDSKVDGDLLLQLQESNLRDDIGIRNGIQRIRFERELQNLKKMADYSSRDPDCLHSFLNKIGPEYTIYTYSLLNAGVDIESLRDLDDDQLMLTCGIKNTIHRARILNVIKMSDSIPSFRSEQSTEKSLDVFVSYRRSNGSQLASLLKVHLELRGFSVFIDVERLEAGKFDNNLLQSIRHAKHFLLVLTPDALDRCVEDVDGKDWVHREIVAALNSDCNIIPIIDNFQWPEPEKLPEDMRGVCHFNGVRWIHDYQDACVDKLERFMRTEANSRGGLMDYGSRNLLNRQPGDATPSSAIYQRMHSNDSGKSSDKENCRNLE; translated from the exons CATTTGCTCAACAGTAGCCGAAGCAGTAGCAAAACCTCCAAGCAATCGTCGTCCACCtcttccaccagcaccaccaccaaacaCATAGAGAGTTCGTCCTCCACGCAAAGGATGTCTTCGCAGTCGTCCTCCTCCGCCAGCAGCATCACATCGGCGGCCGCCGCCGTCAAGCAGGACCTCGGTGGACTGCAGAGCGCAATTTCGGAGCTGGGGAACGTGCTGGGTCCGAACAAAACGTCGAGCAGCACGCAGAACTCCTCCTCCATGTCGAAGGTCTCGTCGACCTCCACGATCAAATCGTCCAACATCACCAACCAATCGCGCAAGATGTCCTCCCAAGCGTTAAAGATCAACGAGTTAAAGTCAAA ACTACGCTCCTCGATGGACAGCCTCGACGATCCGCAGGCGGACGAACCATCGGTGCTCTTCCCGGACTCGGAAACGGACGACGACGGCATGGGATCGGCACTGAAACCGTTGGCAAACGGCGGCAACGGAATGCTCATGCCGaacggccaccaccaccatcaggcGCTGGTGAATGGGTGCTCCGGTACCGTCGATACGGTCAAGTTCGAGCAGAAGAAGATGACCTCCGAGTCGAAGACGAAGGTGGTGACGGATGGGTTCAGCAGCGAGAATGCCACCACCAATTCGGCCGAGTCGAAGAAGCTGCAGGCCGGCGACCTGGAGATCGAGGAGAAGGCAGCCCTCCACGCTAGGAGCTCCCGGCTGGAGGTGGGCGGTGTGACGGCGGAGGAAAAAGGTGCCATACTGAAG GAGGCCCGCTCGGTGAAGATGGACGGCTTTCAGCAGACCGAAGCGAACAACATTGCGGCCCACAGTCAAAAGGTACAGAGCGAACACTTTAG TGCGGAGAATAAGGCCATCTCGCAGGCCGTGCAGAAGCAAACCATCTCGGCGCACCGAATCTTCAACCAGGAGCAGAAGGTCACCTCGACGACGCAGTCGCAGTATAGCATGTCGAACACGAGTACGATCAGCAACCGGTCGCTGTCCACCAACATCGGTATGCTCGGTGACGATTTCCCCTCGTTCGAGGACCTGGAACGGTTGGGCAGCACGCCGGAAGAGATCAACAACACGATCGTGAAGTACTCGAACCATCTGAAAAACTACGTGCAGAACCTCCAGCAAACGGAGCAGCTCAAGAAGGCGCCCACACTGCTGAACCACATGAACGAGATCATCCGGAAGGCGTGGGCCGTGCCGACGTACGGCCACGAGTTGGGTGCGAGCCTGTGCGATACGCTGCGCAAGACGGGAGGGCTCGATATCCTGATGCGGAACTGCGTCGACACCGACTCGGATGTGCAGTTCTCGTCGGCGCAACTGCTCGAGCAGTGTCTCACGACCGAGAACCGCACGCATGTGGTTAAGAACGGGTTGGATAAGGTGGTGAATGTGGCATGTGTTTGTACGCGCAATAACGCCACCGATCATTCGCGCGTCGGTACCGGAATCCTGGAGCATCTGTTCAAGCACAGCGAGGACACCTGCTCGAACGTGATCCGATTAGGAGGTTTGGACGCGGTCCTGTTCGAGTGCCGTAAGAACGACGTGGAAACGCTTCGACACTGTGCCGGTGCGCTCGCGAACCTCTCGCTGTACGGTGGCGCCGACAATCAGGAGGCGATGATCAACCGTAAGGTACCGTCCTGGTTGTTCCCGCTAGCGTTCCACAACGACGAGAACATCAAGTACTACGCCTGTCTCGCGATCGTCGTCCTAGTGGCAAACAAGGAAATCGAAGCAGAAGTTATCAAATCCGGTACGCTCAACCTCGTCGAACCATTCGTCACCTCGCACAATCCGTCCGAGTTCGCCAAATCGAACCTAGCGCACGCGCACGGTCAAAGCAAACACTGGTTGGAGCGGTTAGTCCCCGTGCTTAGTTCGAAACGTGAAGAGGCCCGCAACCTGGCGGCGTTCCACTTCTGCATGGAGGCCGGTATCAAGAAGGAACAGGGTaatacaaacattttcaaggaGATCGGAGCGATCGAACCATTGATCCGGGTGGCGAGTTCCCCGAACGCCATCGCGTCCAAGTTCGCCGCTCAGGCGCTTCGCCTGATCGGTGAAGAGGTGCCCCACAAACTGTCCCAGCAGGTACCCCTCTGGTCAATCGAGGATGTGCGCGAATGGGTGAAGCAGATCGGGTTCGGGGAGTACGAGCAGAGCTTCTTCGACTCGAAGGTCGACGGTgatctgctgctgcagctgcaggAGAGTAATCTGCGCGATGACATCGGCATCCGGAACGGCATCCAGCGGATACGGTTCGAGCGGGAGTTGCAAAATCTCAAGAAAATGGCCGACTATAGCTCGCGCGATCCCGACTGTCTGCACAGCTTCCTGAACAAGATCGGTCCGGAGTACACCATCTACACGTACTCGCTGCTGAACGCGGGCGTAGACATTGAGTCCCTGCGGGACCTGGACGACGATCAGCTGATGCTGACGTGCGGTATCAAAAACACCATCCACCGGGCGAGAATCCTGAACGTGATCAAGATGAGCGATTCGATACCGTCGTTCCGCTCCGAGCAGAGTACGGAGAAGAGCTTGGACGTGTTTGTCAGCTACCGGCGCAGCAATGGGTCGCAGTTGGCCAGCCTGCTCAAGGTACACCTAGAGCTGCGCGGCTTCTCCGTGTTCATCGACGTCGAGCGGCTCGAGGCGGGCAAGTTCGACAACAATCTGCTGCAGAGCATTCGCCACGCCAAGCATTTCCTGCTGGTGCTCACACCGGACGCACTCGATCGGTGCGTGGAGGACGTCGATGGCAAGGACTGGGTGCACCGG GAAATCGTGGCAGCACTCAACTCGGACTGCAACATCATTCCGATTATCGACAACTTCCAGTGGCCCGAGCCGGAGAAGCTGCCGGAGGATATGCGCGGCGTGTGCCACTTCAATGGGGTGCGCTGGATCCACGACTATCAGGACGCCTGCGTGGACAAACTGGAAAG GTTCATGCGAACGGAAGCGAACAGTCGTGGCGGGCTGATGGATTACGGCTCGCGCAACCTCCTCAACCGCCAGCCGGGCGACGCGACGCCCTCGTCCGCCATCTACCAGCGCATGCACAGCAACGACTCGGGCAAGAGCAGCGACAAGGAGAACTGCCGGAACCTCGAATGA